One region of Pyramidobacter sp. YE332 genomic DNA includes:
- the cbiD gene encoding cobalt-precorrin-5B (C(1))-methyltransferase CbiD, producing MELHDSRGLREGFTTGSCAAAAAQASALRLTTGRCPAQVRIVTPAGKELTLDIVEYAFPACGVVKDAGDDPDATDGMTVISSVELGDGDGPVSFRAGPGVGTVTLPGLKIPVGEAAVNPVPRQMIEEALRAVIGPRRACVTVSIPGGEEKAAHTFNPRLGIAGGLSVLGTTGIVKPYNVESVYASFLLELSTFASSGLKCVGLCFGNSGEKAMRHVWNIGGRVIMHTGNYIGFVLDEALRLKFERALICGHPGKLLKVAAGTFDTYNRTGDGRREALCTQAALAGAGREIVRKLYESTTTEVAMQIVREEKLDFLWTTLAEVTAKRCRERMFGDLAVEAAFIDNQGRLLGASAGAAAFAEELAHAQ from the coding sequence ATGGAATTACACGATAGCCGTGGCCTGCGCGAAGGTTTCACCACCGGCAGCTGCGCCGCCGCGGCCGCGCAGGCTTCGGCGCTGCGCCTGACGACGGGGCGGTGCCCCGCGCAGGTGCGCATCGTCACGCCCGCCGGCAAGGAACTCACGCTCGACATCGTCGAGTACGCCTTTCCGGCCTGCGGCGTCGTCAAGGATGCCGGCGACGACCCCGACGCCACCGACGGCATGACGGTGATCTCGTCGGTGGAACTGGGCGACGGCGACGGCCCCGTCTCCTTCAGGGCCGGCCCGGGCGTGGGCACAGTGACGCTGCCGGGGCTGAAAATCCCCGTCGGCGAAGCGGCCGTCAATCCCGTGCCGCGCCAAATGATCGAAGAGGCGCTGCGCGCCGTCATCGGCCCGCGCCGCGCCTGCGTCACCGTCTCCATCCCCGGAGGCGAAGAAAAGGCCGCGCACACGTTCAACCCCCGTCTCGGCATCGCCGGCGGTTTGTCGGTGCTGGGCACCACAGGCATCGTCAAGCCGTACAACGTCGAGTCGGTCTACGCTTCGTTCTTGCTGGAACTGAGCACGTTCGCTTCGTCGGGGCTGAAGTGCGTCGGCCTGTGCTTCGGCAACAGCGGCGAAAAGGCCATGCGGCACGTATGGAACATCGGCGGGCGCGTCATCATGCACACGGGCAACTACATCGGCTTTGTGCTCGACGAGGCGCTGCGGCTCAAGTTCGAACGCGCGCTGATCTGCGGCCACCCCGGTAAGCTGCTCAAGGTTGCCGCGGGAACGTTCGACACCTACAACCGCACCGGCGACGGCCGCCGCGAAGCCCTCTGCACGCAGGCCGCTCTGGCCGGAGCGGGACGCGAGATCGTCAGGAAACTTTACGAGAGCACTACGACCGAGGTCGCCATGCAGATCGTCCGCGAAGAAAAGCTCGACTTCCTTTGGACGACGCTGGCCGAGGTGACGGCAAAGCGCTGCCGCGAGCGGATGTTCGGCGACCTCGCCGTGGAAGCCGCTTTTATCGACAATCAGGGCCGACTGCTGGGCGCGAGCGCCGGCGCGGCGGCCTTCGCGGAGGAACTCGCCCATGCGCAATAA
- a CDS encoding precorrin-8X methylmutase, with amino-acid sequence MNAVRPEEIEQASMRTIVAEMEPWQGPEENLPVVMRVIHTTADFEFQKNLRFTPNVVGRAREALRAGTTIVTDTMMAAAGVNKKACQTLGVQVVCRMSDAAVREEAASRGVTRAVVSMEAAVRETPQAIFAIGNAPTALIRLCELIDAGEARPALVVGVPVGFVNVIESKERLARTAVPSIAAMGRKGGSAVASAVLNALLYGITR; translated from the coding sequence GTGAACGCTGTGAGACCGGAAGAGATCGAACAGGCGAGCATGAGAACGATCGTCGCCGAAATGGAACCGTGGCAAGGACCGGAGGAGAACCTGCCCGTGGTCATGCGCGTCATCCATACGACCGCCGATTTCGAGTTCCAGAAGAACCTGCGCTTCACGCCGAACGTGGTCGGGCGCGCCCGCGAAGCGCTCCGCGCCGGGACGACCATTGTCACCGATACGATGATGGCCGCCGCCGGCGTCAACAAAAAAGCCTGCCAGACGCTGGGCGTGCAGGTCGTCTGCCGCATGTCGGACGCCGCCGTCCGCGAAGAAGCCGCGTCGCGCGGCGTCACCCGCGCCGTGGTGAGCATGGAGGCGGCCGTGCGCGAGACGCCGCAGGCCATCTTCGCCATCGGCAACGCGCCGACGGCGCTGATCCGCCTCTGCGAGCTGATCGACGCGGGCGAGGCCCGTCCGGCGTTGGTCGTCGGCGTGCCCGTCGGTTTCGTCAACGTGATCGAGTCCAAGGAACGCCTGGCGCGCACCGCCGTGCCCTCGATCGCCGCCATGGGACGCAAGGGCGGCTCCGCCGTCGCCTCGGCGGTCCTCAACGCGCTGCTCTATGGAATTACACGATAG